The following coding sequences lie in one Cloeon dipterum chromosome 1, ieCloDipt1.1, whole genome shotgun sequence genomic window:
- the LOC135934428 gene encoding uncharacterized protein LOC135934428 isoform X1: MVSNRFLLLLCLAVILSYASAWQEYDRGRRESKPWKGNVEKNINSKNRVPLREKQRNAYNNDEENYRRYHHAGDWSNQHTPAPQSGGNYCDQYAHDPYKHAKCVAQRAPRQPANDPRCQRYVYEEPQKLALCEQRAQGSATQFPHCQHHEYDPYKLAKCERKAQQAQGAFHGQTLKAPQCSRYLNDLYKLSQCEDRAQGGATQVPQCQQFSYDPYKLSKCERKAEFWNEFKFDPALTTSTNPACQQYAYDPYKMQKCDYKLAKMMAGQVDYS, encoded by the exons ATGGTTTCAAACAG GTTTCTATTATTGCTTTGCCTTGCTGTCATCCTGAGCTACGCTTCAGCATGGCAGGAATACGATCGAGGCAGGAGAGAAAG caaaCCATGGAAGGGAAATGTggaaaagaatattaattcaaagaaTCGCGTGCCTCTACGTGAAAAGCAAAGAAATGC ctaCAACAATGACGAAGAAAACTACAGAAGATACCACCATGCAG GTGACTGGTCGAACCAGCACACGCCAGCGCCGCAGAGTGGCGGTAACTACTGCGACCAGTACGCGCACGACCCTTACAAGCACGCCAAGTGTGTGGCGCAGCGCGCGCCCCGGCAGCCGGCCAACGACCCTCGGTGCCAGCGTTACGTGTACGAGGAGCCGCAGAAATTAGCCCTGTGCGAACAGCGGGCCCAGGGATCAGCAACCCAGTTCCCCCACTGCCAGCATCACGAGTACGACCCCTACAAGCTGGCAAAGTGCGAACGCAAGGCTCAACAGGCCCAGGGCGCCTTCCACGGCCAGACCCTGAAGGCCCCGCAGTGCAGCCGCTACCTTAACGACCTCTATAAGCTGAGCCAGTGTGAGGACCGCGCCCAGGGAGGAGCAACTCAG GTGCCACAATGCCAGCAATTTTCGTATGACCCTTACAAGTTGAGCAAGTGCGAACGTAAGGCCGAGTTCTGGAATGAATTCAAGTTTGACCCCGCGCTGACCACCAGCACCAATCCGGCCTGCCAGCAGTACGCCTATGATCcatacaaaatgcaaaaatgtgaTTACAAACTGGCCAAGATGATGGCCGGTCAAGTTGATTACTCGTAA
- the LOC135934428 gene encoding uncharacterized protein LOC135934428 isoform X2, with product MVSNRFLLLLCLAVILSYASAWQEYDRGRRESYNNDEENYRRYHHAGDWSNQHTPAPQSGGNYCDQYAHDPYKHAKCVAQRAPRQPANDPRCQRYVYEEPQKLALCEQRAQGSATQFPHCQHHEYDPYKLAKCERKAQQAQGAFHGQTLKAPQCSRYLNDLYKLSQCEDRAQGGATQVPQCQQFSYDPYKLSKCERKAEFWNEFKFDPALTTSTNPACQQYAYDPYKMQKCDYKLAKMMAGQVDYS from the exons ATGGTTTCAAACAG GTTTCTATTATTGCTTTGCCTTGCTGTCATCCTGAGCTACGCTTCAGCATGGCAGGAATACGATCGAGGCAGGAGAGAAAG ctaCAACAATGACGAAGAAAACTACAGAAGATACCACCATGCAG GTGACTGGTCGAACCAGCACACGCCAGCGCCGCAGAGTGGCGGTAACTACTGCGACCAGTACGCGCACGACCCTTACAAGCACGCCAAGTGTGTGGCGCAGCGCGCGCCCCGGCAGCCGGCCAACGACCCTCGGTGCCAGCGTTACGTGTACGAGGAGCCGCAGAAATTAGCCCTGTGCGAACAGCGGGCCCAGGGATCAGCAACCCAGTTCCCCCACTGCCAGCATCACGAGTACGACCCCTACAAGCTGGCAAAGTGCGAACGCAAGGCTCAACAGGCCCAGGGCGCCTTCCACGGCCAGACCCTGAAGGCCCCGCAGTGCAGCCGCTACCTTAACGACCTCTATAAGCTGAGCCAGTGTGAGGACCGCGCCCAGGGAGGAGCAACTCAG GTGCCACAATGCCAGCAATTTTCGTATGACCCTTACAAGTTGAGCAAGTGCGAACGTAAGGCCGAGTTCTGGAATGAATTCAAGTTTGACCCCGCGCTGACCACCAGCACCAATCCGGCCTGCCAGCAGTACGCCTATGATCcatacaaaatgcaaaaatgtgaTTACAAACTGGCCAAGATGATGGCCGGTCAAGTTGATTACTCGTAA
- the Bmcp gene encoding mitochondrial uncoupling protein Bmcp, translating to MGKDWRLFVYGGFSSITAEFGTFPIDTTKTRLQLQQGCGQRYRGMLHALVNITKEEGFRALYSGMAPALLRQASYGTLKFGSYYWLQGALGGTGSSPALNVGCAVTAAVLAATVANPTDVLKVRMQASTTKGSLMVNFADVWHLEGVRGLWRGVGPTAQRAAIIAAVELPVYDWVKLKLRQRLGDTTLNHFSASLIASIGSAVASTPVDVIRTRLMNQRRLKVGVNNIYSGSLDCLVQTVKAEGVAALYKGFVPTLVRMGPWNVIFFVTFEQLKMLY from the exons ATGGGCAAGGACTGGCGACTCTTCGTGTATGGAGGCTTCTCGTCCATCACTGCCGAATTCG GCACGTTTCCGATTGACACGACCAAGACCCGGTTGCAACTGCAGCAGGGATGCGGCCAGCGCTACCGAGGCATGCTGCACGCACTGGTCAACATCACCAAAGAGGAGGGCTTTCGCGCCTTGTACTCCGG GATGGCGCCCGCTCTGCTGCGGCAAGCCTCCTACGGCACCCTGAAGTTTGGTTCCTACTATTGGCTGCAAGGGGCCCTCGGGGGCACTGGCTCTAGTCCGGCCCTCAATGTGGGATGCGCGGTGACGGCCGCTGTGCTGGCCGCCACCGTTGCCAACCCCACGGACGTGCTTAAGGTGCGGATGCAGGCGAGCACCACCAAGGGCTCCTTGATGGTCAACTTCGCCGACGTGTGGCACTTGGAAGGGGTGCGCGGGCTGTGGAGGGGCGTCGGGCCCACTGCCCAGAGGGCAGCCATCATCGCGGCCGTCGAACTGCCCGTCTACGACTGGGTCAAGCTCAAATTGAGGCAGCGCCTTGGAGACACAACCCTTAACCATTTTAG TGCCAGTCTCATTGCTAGTATTGGAAGTGCTGTAGCGTCTACTCCTGTAGATGTCATAAGG ACACGCTTAATGAATCAAAGAAGATTAAAAGTAGGagttaacaatatttattcagGAAGTTTAGACTGTTTAGTGCAG ACTGTGAAGGCTGAGGGCGTCGCTGCTTTGTACAAAGGTTTTGTGCCGACTCTGGTGCGCATGGGTCCTTGGAACGTGATTTTCTTTGTCACGTTTGAGCAGCTGAAGATGCTTTACTGA
- the stol gene encoding voltage-dependent calcium channel subunit alpha-2/delta-3, producing MEATRWLCFVCLLLVGPSAQDEDIPHNEVKNWALKFGVDLWEFGRQFTKMNELQRKYQDFEATVIRKDGLLLIRELAAEVQNMMDIKMNAVLRIMDSAEQAALTKQTTSTTILDAQRLNAKDNKGANEVKLVAGPAEHFGGLPVNTSLSAVLLPSAVNLKEAEGAVAWSGLLEPLFVNNYESDPALQWQYFGSSDGFTRLYPAVQWPTEPPDARSNAWYVGAATGPRDAIILLDASGSMAGEKRSLAITTASAILDTLGANDFVNVYRFAENTQEVAPCFKDTLVQANAENIRELKSAMSKVRPENIANFTSALVTAFDILNRYIQAGQGTKCNQAIFLITDGSPSEFKEIFKQYNWPHMPVRIFTYLVAPSGGSATELRWMACNNNGFFSRVSSRQDAKEAALKHVEVLARPLVLYQNNHPLYWSPSFVDVRRQCLSPHPDCPSPELMTSVATAIFDRRNYSVRTAQLLGVVGTDVPIREIQKMVPPHKLGVNGYAFMINNNGHALFHPVLRPLPQPPGSRPEYSSVDFALLELVEGEGAVFDNHSHFNEMRSDLINQKEGEAELTVLVKQDQMRRVASRRQKYFYKGIDGTPFTLGIALPEGYGMHEVLAEQEIKLSKVNVTEFFKGADWKVHPDWVYCEYSYANEQPFSSAEERVLHFLSRTLQPGWKWMSLRPRSPQKDREPGHKKMERDSYYCDKNLMQSLVFDAMVTESLEKPSSRGKENKQQGYQMFGVAMTFVATRSGLLRWKDHSDPGADQPHFSEFNRKATDEVWYQRAVEQHAIEPDSFVFSVDGESDKGAPLVTASHAVFVEHKGHKAPAAVVGLQFKQTALTSHFINITSSCQGYPNCKKTCASDELDCYVLDNNGFVILSESPEHSGKFFGQLDGTIMDSLVQDRIFKRVPLHDHQGACHDTRSTSTDAAPKLNSPTRHLTAVAQWAGAKALWMLTSFVGTTWSLPIPQEEDDYEDEEIEMALPEPMTPPPPPRPTTPIPMGPARPCEKRSDLYVLQPERLNTSGSFNPLKGKLTNCHVTGCERPFSVQKIPHSNLILLVVDTLCPCGSKQLFITPQEVPPSATCPKESLYRRRPTECFNYHPEEIVIKVCGGCTALRASLVFCLVASAWLMVVS from the exons ATGGAGGCGACCCGCTGGCTGTGCTTCGTTTGCCTACTCCTCGTGGGCCCCAGCGCCCAGGATGAGGACATACCCCACAATGA ggTCAAAAACTGGGCCCTCAAATTTGGAGTTGACCTCTGGGAGTTTGGTCGTCAGTTCACAAAAATGAATGAGCTGCAGAGA aAATATCAAGACTTTGAAGCCACCGTAATACGAAAGGATGGCTTGCTGCTCATTCGCGAGCTGGCGGCAGAAGTCCAGAACATGATGGACATCAAGATGAACGCCGTCCTT CGTATCATGGACTCGGCAGAGCAGGCCGCTCTCACAAAGCAAACCACGTCCACCACCATTCTGGATGCGCAGCGTCTCAACGCCAAAGACAACAAAGGTGCTAATGAGGTGAAGTTGGTGGCCGGCCCCGCTGAACACTTTGGGGGCCTGCCTGTCAACACCAGCCTCAGTGCTGTCCTGCTGCCCTCCGCAGTCAACCTGAAGGAGGCTGAGGGCGCCGTCGCTTGGTCAGGTCTGCTCGAACCGCTGTTTGTAAACAACTATGAGTCGGATCCAGCCCTGCAGTGGCAGTACTTTGGGAGCTCTGATGGATTTACTCGGCTCTATCCAG ctGTTCAGTGGCCTACGGAGCCGCCGGACGCCAGATCCAACGCATGGTATGTTGGAGCAGCCACCGGGCCACGAGACGCCATTATTCTGTTGGATGCGTCTGGTTCAATGGCTGGAGAAAAGCGATCATTAGCCATAACCACAGCCTCTGCTATCCTAGACACATTAGGTGCCAACGACTTCGTAAATGTATACCGCTTTGCTGAAAACACTCAGGAAGTTGCCCCTTGCTTTAAGGACACGTTGGTTCAG GCTAATGCAGAGAACATTAGAGAATTGAAGTCGGCCATGAGTAAAGTTAGGCCAGAGAACATAGCAAATTTCACGAGCGCGCTTGTCACCGCATTTGATATTCTCAATAGG TATATACAAGCTGGCCAGGGAACCAAGTGCAACCAAGCGATATTCCTCATCACAGATGGGTCCCCAAGCGAATTCAAAGAGATTTTCAAGCAGTACAACTGGCCCCACATGCCGGTGCGCATTTTCACTTATCTTGTGGCACCCTCTGGGGGCTCTGCCACTGAGCTTAGATGGATGGCTTGCAACAACAATG GATTCTTTTCAAGGGTGAGCAGTAGGCAGGATGCCAAAGAAGCTGCTTTGAAACATGTTGAGGTGCTTGCTCGACCGTTGGTGCTATATCAGAACAATCATCCTCTTTATTGGTCACCGTCATTTGTAGATGTCAGA CGCCAATGTCTGTCTCCACATCCAGATTGCCCGAGCCCTGAATTGATGACTTCTGTGGCAACTGCAATATTCGACCGTAGGAATTATTCG gtgcGCACTGCACAACTTTTAGGAGTAGTAGGCACTGATGTACCGATAAGGGAAATCCAGAAAATGGTCCCTCCTCACAAG CTGGGAGTCAACGGATATGCTTTCATGATCAACAACAATGGTCATGCTCTATTTCATCCTGTACTGCGTCCCCTT ccTCAGCCCCCTGGCTCGCGTCCCGAGTACAGCTCGGTTGACTTTGCCTTGCTGGAGCTGGTGGAGGGTGAGGGCGCGGTCTTTGACAACCATTCTCATTTCAACGAA ATGAGAAGTGATCTTATCAACCAAAAAGAAGGCGAAGCTGAATTGACGGTGCTGGTTAAACAGGATCAAATG cgaAGGGTTGCTTCACGGCGACAGAAATATTTCTACAAAGGAATTGATGGAACTCCTTTCACACTGGGCATTGCACTGCCAGAAGGATATGGAATGCACGAAGTATTGGCAGAGCAAGAAATAAAACTCAGCAAAGTCAATG tcaCTGAGTTTTTCAAAGGCGCCGATTGGAAAGTTCATCCTGATTG GGTGTACTGCGAATACAGCTATGCAAACGAGCAACCCTTCAGCTCTGCTGAGGAACGAGTTCTGCACTTTTTGAGCAGAACATTGCAGCCTGGATGGAAGTGGATGTCACTGAGACCTAGATCACCACAGAAAGATAGGGAGCCTG GCCACAAGAAAATGGAACGTGATTCATACTACTGTGACAAAAACCTGATGCAGTCATTGGTGTTTGATGCCATGGTGACGGAGAGCTTGGAGAAGCCGTCTTCAAGAGGAAAGGAGAACAAGCA GCAAGGGTACCAGATGTTTGGCGTGGCAATGACCTTTGTGGCCACAAGGAGTGGTCTACTGAGGTGGAAGGACCACTCGGACCCTGGCGCTGATCAACCTCACTTCAGTGAATTCAATCGAAAGGCCACTGATGAGGTTTGGTACCAGCGGGCCGTCGAGCAACACGCAATCGAGCCAGACAGCTTCGTCTTCTCTGTGGATGGTGAATCAGATAAAGGGGCTCCACTCGTCACTGCTAGCCACGCCGTGTTTGTTGAGCACAAGGGACACAAGGCTCCAGCAGCCGTTGTCGGACTTCAGTTCAAGCAAACTGCGCTCACCTCGCACTTCATCAACATTACTTCATCG TGCCAAGGATATCCCAACTGCAAGAAAACGTGTGCCTCTGACGAACTGGACTGCTACGTGTTGGACAATAATGGTTTTGTAATCCTCTCCGAGTCACCGGAGCACTCTGGGAAATTTTTTGGCCAGTTGGATGGGACAATAATGGACTCGCTGGTGCAGGACCGCATCTTCAAAAGAGTCCCTTTGCATGACCATCAAGGTGCTTGCCACGATACTCGCTCCACCTCAACAGACGCTGCCCCAAAATTGAAT tcACCTACCAGGCACTTGACAGCTGTAGCACAGTGGGCTGGTGCTAAGGCTTTATGGATGCTGACCAGTTTCGTTGGTACGACCTGGTCCCTGCCGATCCCACAGGAAGAAGATGATTATGAAGACGAAGAAATCGAGATGGCACTACCTGAACCAATGActccgccaccaccgccgagGCCCACGACCCCAATTCCCATGGGGCCGGCAAGGCCGTGCGAGAAGCGCTCGGACTTGTACGTGTTGCAGCCAGAGAGGCTCAACACCAGTGGCTCCTTCAACCCTTTGAAGGGGAAGCTGACCAACTGCCACGTGACTGGCTGCGAGAG GCCGTTTAGTGTGCAGAAAATTCCTCACAGTAACCTAATCCTGCTAGTTGTCGACACACTGTGCCCGTGCGGCTCCAAGCAGCTGTTCATCACACCCCAAGAGGTGCCACCGTCGGCCACTTGCCCCAAAGAATCTCTATACCGCCGACGACCAACTGAATGTTTCAACTACCACCCTGAG gaaattgtAATCAAGGTTTGCGGGGGCTGCACGGCTTTGAGAGCCTCACTGGTGTTCTGCCTGGTGGCCTCAGCGTGGCTGATGGTGGTGAGCTGA
- the LOC135934425 gene encoding dystrophin-like, translating into MLEWSGREDAQGFSIFVRQSSRRYDPPGWTDVVTKVRQCQELQGIQRRIGAKLKVLSDSVFWSEVHLEAFRLVLEHHGFRREDNSMLLSPTALRAVLEDVFYAVSKESPMDVEMAAELTACLLWQAFDRHRSGCLTLLQAKATLAILSKAYPSELFAFLAHEAADHDGLVGPLRMKPLLDAIMVFMQVLGENIGNLEFKEKRLNQVEAEIWMKNRMGWAAHLSRFRVHVREIWRGPCVVCKQAGLRGQAFLCQSCPWYWVCRRCVLSGKYTHGHLPSHPLKDFVTPPNMFAEFMKAGGRVVKKTFSPKRRERNQNISEPVGLIEVPQVVNAGPAEEPLWSLKMRLRLIISQINEEGRRLQSAAEQWVNLHEASRVLEDHGQRLQELGLRLTGLTSEHQITSTPKSSSSRSFEISSIPGPETALEFSTVLQKRISVPAESRAPVTAALNKLQSMLNGTTHFEESFGDNEQLERAAQELESLLGGVIADIEGNRRR; encoded by the exons ATGCTGGAGTGGAGTGGTCGAGAAGATGCTCAGggcttttccatttttgtcag GCAATCAAGTCGGCGTTATGACCCACCAGGTTGGACAGACGTGGTGACAAAAGTTCGCCAGTGTCAGGAGCTGCAAGGAATCCAACGAAGGATTGGTGCCAAATTAAAAGTGCTCTCCGATTCCGTTTTCTGGTCCGAAGTACATCTCGAGGCGTTTCGCCTTGTTCTTGAGCACCACGGTTTTCGGCGGGAGGACAACTCCATGCTCCTCTCCCCGACAGCGTTAAGGGCTGTTCTAGAGGATGTCTTCTATGCTGTAAGCAAGGAATCGCCCATGGACGTAGAGATGGCTGCCGAACTGACGGCCTGTCTCCTGTGGCAGGCGTTCGACCGCCACCGGTCAGGGTGTCTTACCCTTCTGCAAGCCAAAGCCACTCTCGCTATTCTTTCTAAAGCTTATCCTTCGGAACTGTTCGCCTTTTTGGCTCACGAAGCTGCAGATCACGATGGTCTCGTTGGACCTCTGCGGATGAAGCCTCTTTTGGATGCTATCATGGTTTTCATGCAGGTCCTTGgagaaaatattggaaatcTGGAGTTCAAAGAGAAGAGACTGAATCAAGttgaagctgagatttggatGAAGAACAGAATGGGCTGGGCAGCGCATTTGTCAAGATTTCGGGTTCACGTGagag aaATCTGGCGTGGACCATGTGTTGTCTGCAAGCAAGCTGGCCTTCGGGGTCAAGCATTTCTGTGCCAAAGTTGTCCTTGGTATTGGGTTTGCCGCAGGTGTGTCCTCTCTGGAAAATATACCCATGGACACTTACCTAGCCATCCATTGAAAGACTTTGTCACGCCACCG AATATGTTTGCTGAGTTCATGAAAGCTGGCGGGCGGGTTGTAAAAAAGACATTTTCTCCCAAACGAAGAGAGAGgaaccaaaatatttctgaacCTGTAGGACT CATTGAAGTCCCTCAAGTTGTGAACGCAGGCCCAGCAGAGGAGCCCCTTTGGAGTTTGAAAATGAGGTTGAGGCTCATCATATCCCAAATTAATGAAGAGGGCAG GCGACTGCAGAGTGCTGCTGAGCAGTGGGTAAACCTGCATGAGGCAAGTCGAGTGCTAGAAGACCACGGGCAGCGATTACAGGAGCTAGGACTGCGGCTGACTGGCCTCACCTCTGAGCATCAAATTACTAGCACTCCAAAGAGCTCTAGTTCAAGGTCTTTCGAAATAAGTTCCATCCCTGGACCTGAAACAGCACTTGAGTTCAGTACAGTTTTGCAGAAGAGGATTTCAGTGCCTGCGGAGTCAAGAGCGCCTGTCACTGCAGCGCTCAACAAACTTCAGTCTATGCTCAATGGCACTACACATTTTGAAG AGAGTTTTGGGGACAACGAGCAGCTGGAGCGAGCGGCGCAGGAACTCGAGAGCCTCTTGGGTGGCGTCATCGCAGACATCGAGGGCAACAGGCGCCGCTAG
- the cyr gene encoding uncharacterized protein cyr isoform X1, whose translation MVPVLLVLCLQAFLRLTGADRGEVNSVSDLSTQCTSSLMQVTVHFSAPFHGLLHARGFPSECSIQGTGRRSLTLSLPTASCGVRLTQDLHFQVAVDIQFDGKLQLALDERRLASCVAPLEDNEIGVDIVPGGPQHQALRSSSREMDFEPTKAWMELEASGGKGVALVGEPVKLRVRTKGSDGLKMRVTDCMAHEGAGESPQKLLDELGCPIEPQVLGHFNYTKQGALAIFPAFKFPDRESLHMQCVLMLCRDACPIGRCKDNTMAAYGAAHSQVVKRVKIFNSLRVAAPGIEMEANEVADFQRQDDVEIEKLERNFCLSAPKLALALALLGLLLVLAVGVALFSATASRRKPYVRVVY comes from the exons ATGGTGCCTGTGCTCCTCGTCCTCTGCCTCCAG GCTTTCTTGAGGCTAACAGGAGCGGACCGAGGAGAAGTTAATTCAGTATCAG ATTTATCAACACAATGCACCTCGTCACTTATGCAAGTTACTGTCCACTTTTCGGCGCCTTTCCACGGACTCCTGCACGCTCGCGGCTTCCCCAGCGAGTGTTCCATTCAGGGCACAGGAAGACGGTCGCTAACCCTGAGCCTGCCCACGGCGTCCTGCGGCGTCAGACTCACGCAGGACCTGCACTTCCAGGTGGCGGTTGACATCCagtttgatggaaaattgCAACTGGCGCTCGACGAACGGCGCCTCGCGTCTTGCGTCGCGCCACTTGAGGATAATGAAATTGGCGTGGACATCGTTCCTGGAGGACCGCAGCACCAGGCACTCCGTTCTTCATCCCGAGAAATGGATTTTGAACCAACAAa ggcTTGGATGGAACTGGAGGCGTCTGGCGGAAAAGGGGTAGCTCTGGTAGGCGAACCTGTTAAACTGAGAGTGCGCACCAAGGGTAGCGACGGCCTCAAAATGCGGGTCACGGACTGCATGGCTCATGAAGGCGCTGGCGAATCACCTCAAAAGCTCTTGGACGAACTCGGGTGTCCAATTGAACCTCAAGTTCTTGGTCACTTTAACTACACTAAGCAGGGCGCACTTGCCATATTCCCGGCTTTCAAATTCCCAGACCGAGAGAGTCTTCACATGCAGTGCGTATTGATGCTGTGCCGCGACGCTTGTCCTATTGGCAGGTGTAAAGACAACACTATGGCTGCTTACGGAGCAGCGCATTCACAAGTGGTCAAGagggtcaaaattttcaacagccTCAGGGTGGCTGCTCCTGGAATCGAGATGGAAGCCAACGAAGTTGCTGATTTCCAGc gacAAGACGATGTGGAGATCGAAAAACTGGAGAGAAATTTCTGTCTCTCGGCGCCGAAATTGGCCCTGGCCCTAGCTCTATTGGGCCTTTTACTCGTTCTTGCAGTCGGTGTAGCTCTTTTCTCAGCAACTGCAAGCCGCCGGAAACCATATGTTCGCGTCGTTTATTaa
- the cyr gene encoding uncharacterized protein cyr isoform X2, which yields MQVTVHFSAPFHGLLHARGFPSECSIQGTGRRSLTLSLPTASCGVRLTQDLHFQVAVDIQFDGKLQLALDERRLASCVAPLEDNEIGVDIVPGGPQHQALRSSSREMDFEPTKAWMELEASGGKGVALVGEPVKLRVRTKGSDGLKMRVTDCMAHEGAGESPQKLLDELGCPIEPQVLGHFNYTKQGALAIFPAFKFPDRESLHMQCVLMLCRDACPIGRCKDNTMAAYGAAHSQVVKRVKIFNSLRVAAPGIEMEANEVADFQRQDDVEIEKLERNFCLSAPKLALALALLGLLLVLAVGVALFSATASRRKPYVRVVY from the exons ATGCAAGTTACTGTCCACTTTTCGGCGCCTTTCCACGGACTCCTGCACGCTCGCGGCTTCCCCAGCGAGTGTTCCATTCAGGGCACAGGAAGACGGTCGCTAACCCTGAGCCTGCCCACGGCGTCCTGCGGCGTCAGACTCACGCAGGACCTGCACTTCCAGGTGGCGGTTGACATCCagtttgatggaaaattgCAACTGGCGCTCGACGAACGGCGCCTCGCGTCTTGCGTCGCGCCACTTGAGGATAATGAAATTGGCGTGGACATCGTTCCTGGAGGACCGCAGCACCAGGCACTCCGTTCTTCATCCCGAGAAATGGATTTTGAACCAACAAa ggcTTGGATGGAACTGGAGGCGTCTGGCGGAAAAGGGGTAGCTCTGGTAGGCGAACCTGTTAAACTGAGAGTGCGCACCAAGGGTAGCGACGGCCTCAAAATGCGGGTCACGGACTGCATGGCTCATGAAGGCGCTGGCGAATCACCTCAAAAGCTCTTGGACGAACTCGGGTGTCCAATTGAACCTCAAGTTCTTGGTCACTTTAACTACACTAAGCAGGGCGCACTTGCCATATTCCCGGCTTTCAAATTCCCAGACCGAGAGAGTCTTCACATGCAGTGCGTATTGATGCTGTGCCGCGACGCTTGTCCTATTGGCAGGTGTAAAGACAACACTATGGCTGCTTACGGAGCAGCGCATTCACAAGTGGTCAAGagggtcaaaattttcaacagccTCAGGGTGGCTGCTCCTGGAATCGAGATGGAAGCCAACGAAGTTGCTGATTTCCAGc gacAAGACGATGTGGAGATCGAAAAACTGGAGAGAAATTTCTGTCTCTCGGCGCCGAAATTGGCCCTGGCCCTAGCTCTATTGGGCCTTTTACTCGTTCTTGCAGTCGGTGTAGCTCTTTTCTCAGCAACTGCAAGCCGCCGGAAACCATATGTTCGCGTCGTTTATTaa